CTGGGCGTGGTAGCCGGCGCCAACATCGGCGACGATATGGCCATTTTTGAGGCGGTGCACGGCTCCGCCCCCGACATTGCCGGCCAGGGCAAGGCCAACCCCACTGCCCTGCTGCGCTCGGCGCTGCTCATGCTGGAGCACCTCGGCGAAAAGGAGCACGCTGCTCGCATCGAGCACGCGCTCAATGAAACGCTCAAGCTAAAAGAGCAGTGCACCGGCGACCTGGGCGGCCGGGCTTCCACCCAGGAGTTTGCCCGCTTCGTTATTGAAAAACTGTAAGTTTACGGGCAGGTAGAACCGGCACCGCGCTTTCGCCAGAACAGAAAGTCCGGTTGTGGCGCTACCTGCCCTTCCTTTTATGCTACGCCACGCCGCTTACCCTTTTCTGCTTGCCGCCGCCTTGTTAGTGGGCTGCAATCGCGACAAAGCCTCCGAGGCTGGTACCCAGGGCATGAATGCTGCTGCCGAAGAGGCCGCCACCGATGCCAAAGCCAACCCGACCATCGACAACCCCAACGTAGCCAGCGATGTGGAGGCTCCCAACCCTGATGCACCGGTGCTGACCTTTGCCGAAAAGCAGTTTGATTTTGGCGATATCCGGCCCGATAGCAAGGTGCAGCATACCTTTAAGTTCACCAACACCGGCAAAACGCCGCTGCTTATTGCCGATGCGACGGCCAGCTGCGGCTGCACCACCCCCAGCTGGACCAAGGAAGCCATTGCCCCCGGCGCTACCGGCGAGCTGCAGGTGCAGTTCGATAGCCACGGCAAGCAGGGCCTTATCAGCAAGCAGGTAAACGTGCGGGCCAATACGCAGCCCAACATGACTACCTTATATATAAAAGGTAACGTGCTGACGAACTAATGAATTGAAATGTGAAAGATGTGAAAACGTAAAAAATGGGTTAGCAATAAGACAGGATGCAGATGTAAAAAACCTGTTCCCATTGAAAACACTTTTTCGCATCTCCCCTCTTTTCCACATTTCCACATTCAACACATTTCCCCATTTTTAGACTATGACTTTTCTTACTCTTTTGCTTCAGGCTCCCGCGAGCAGCGGCATTATGCAGCTTGTTTTTCCGGTTGCTATTGGCCTGGTGCTGTATTTTTTTATGATTCGGCCGCAGCAGCGCAAAACGGCCGATGCCAAAGCCTTCCGCGAGTCGCTGGTAAAAGGAACGCGCGTGGTCACCATTGGGGGCCTGCATGGCCTGCTGGTAGAAGTAGGCCCCGAAACCGTGCTGCTCGAAGTAGAGCGTGGCCAGCGCCTGCGCTTCGACCGTAGCGCCGTGGCGCGGGTAGCGGGCTCGTCGGCTGCGGAGAGTACCACGGCGGCCATCAGCTAGCATGAGGCCGGCGCTGCCCCCCGCACCTGGCGGCCGGGCCAGCCAGGTGCTGCGCCGCCTGCTGCGGCCGCTG
The sequence above is drawn from the Hymenobacter baengnokdamensis genome and encodes:
- a CDS encoding DUF1573 domain-containing protein, whose product is MLRHAAYPFLLAAALLVGCNRDKASEAGTQGMNAAAEEAATDAKANPTIDNPNVASDVEAPNPDAPVLTFAEKQFDFGDIRPDSKVQHTFKFTNTGKTPLLIADATASCGCTTPSWTKEAIAPGATGELQVQFDSHGKQGLISKQVNVRANTQPNMTTLYIKGNVLTN
- the yajC gene encoding preprotein translocase subunit YajC, with protein sequence MTFLTLLLQAPASSGIMQLVFPVAIGLVLYFFMIRPQQRKTADAKAFRESLVKGTRVVTIGGLHGLLVEVGPETVLLEVERGQRLRFDRSAVARVAGSSAAESTTAAIS